The Acanthopagrus latus isolate v.2019 chromosome 11, fAcaLat1.1, whole genome shotgun sequence genome segment AAGTATGTCCTACCGGAACATTTGCACTGACAGtatttgttgtttcttcctTGCGTTTAGCTCCTGTCCTTGGTATCGTTGCTACTCCTCACTGTTGTAGCCTTTTAGGTCTTGATTGCGCTCATGAAGCACTAcaatcttgtttttgtgttgatgaaggttctcactcgtccaggtcatggtaaataaAGGTGCCGTATCGAAGGCAACTGGACTTGCTTGAGTTCTCATCCAGGAGGCTTCTTCAGCTCTACGTAacctggaggggagttgcaggcttttaaactctgtgtgggagtgtccttacagagtcgttaaggacacgtgtgagctctgtgTTTAAGAGTCGTTATGGCCACTTGTGGCTCGTTGGTCCAGCCAGCCTTCATTTGTGGTTAGTGTTGTTCACTTTTCAGTAAACCAAAGTTAACCACTGTTCTCTGTTGTGTCCCTTCCTGCAGttctcagagcagctgtggcCCCTggcctttgtgtttttcatcctgACTTCTGCCCTCTCAGTGACGTCCCTGCCTGCTGACATAGAGAAGGGAAGGAGAAAGGTGGTGCATGTGCTCGGTAAGGTCATTGTTTCTACTTTCCTGTTTCTTATAGTTACCAGTTCCAAAGGCAGGTGCTCTTCATTCTGCACTGATCTGCATAGCTGTTACAGGATGTTCTAGAAAATGTGTCAGATACACTGTTGGCTACAGAGGTGACTTTAGTGCTTCTAAATTTTATTTAGTGTTATATATAGATGACACCTGAAAAATGCTCTTGTTAACGCTTACCCttccaaagagagagaggagaaaaatgcTCACAGGTTTTCAAATTCTCATGAGGAGTCCAGAGAAAGTTCGAGAAACTGTTCAGGATCATGCACTGAAACACTATTTCAAACAGTATTCCCAAAGCCAATGCTGTGGTAACCCGAGAACTTTAACTAATTATTAAAGTCGTTAATATCCACTCTAGTACCAAGTATTCATTTGAGGACTTGAGGATAAGTCTCCAACATTTTAACTACTAAGAAAGCTGATGACATCAGGGATTAAGCTAATTAACAGCATGGAATATGGCTTTCCACATTATCTGCAACATAGAGATTTAAAAGAGATACATTTCTAGATcttcaaaacagacaaaactcCTTTTTCTGCTGACTATGTATGCATTTGATTCTACAAGGTCTTTATATGCTTCATCTGTAAATACAGTCCTTTATAGATCAAGCAAAGCAACTACAGTCGCTGGATAATAATGATGTAGTGAGTAAAAACTACAGTTTGAAAGTTCCATACATGATAAAAGTTGATTTAAGTATCACACACATTCAATATCtgtataatatgtaatatttctgtattcaaatgtctaaaaacgaTTAACCCTAtggtatttttttgttgagttgtgtacttacatcaACCTTAATGTTCAAAGTTGACAAACAAGactaaacataatgtgaacaCAACTTCAAACATTACCTCGTCCTTTCTGTCTGAGTCATGTAGATTGATTTTCATAAACAATTGTGGGTGTTGAACAGTGAAGCAGCCCCTCTTCACGAGAAAAATGAGCATATAGGTCGACTCTGAAAGCAGCTTCTTAAGACCCATATCAACGTTTCTTATTGAGTGGTGACCTCTTGTGGCCCtggtaattattacagcagcagggGAGGTAGTcagctaaccctaaccctaaccaaacaaagtagttttagtgcctaaacctaaacaagtAGATGAAGGTCCAGTGAGCCGGTAGATGGTACACAATTAAATTATCCAGTTGTTAAGGTTTGAAGTGTTGCAATGAAGACAGCAaatcccatgatcccacactacttaaatcttttgttttgaatgagaGGTTCCTTGTGGAGTAAATGTATTCTggatttaaaagttaaaataatcattttttgatGGCCCTGACATTAGAGTTTCTCTTGAAGTCATTATAGCCTAATTAGCAGTTAGCAAATGCAAAGTCTAAGTCCTGTATTTACTCTCCTTTTTGCTCTGTTCCCACCAACTTCTGAGAAAAATGATCTGgagctttcatagtttctttttttagctgGTCGTCTTTTTTCCCCAGCTGCCCGTCTGATGCTGGGCATGTAGCGTGCTTTGGATTGATCAGAACCTATTTGCTCTAAttaacagctgcctgctgcttctAATCTGCCAGTTTTACCATGACAGTGTAACGCATGCAGACATGCACATCATCCCAACTCCCGGCACACAGGCACTCCTATCTGCAAACACCAGCAGTAGTCGTTAACTTCGGTCCCACTGCCAGTGATGTCTGCTAAAGGTGTCTCCTTAATGAAACATGGAGCTGTTTGTCCTAACATCTGTCTGTTGCAGCGTTGCCGTCAGTGCTGGGAAATAATGTGCTTAAAGTTTTGATTAAACACCACTTGATGCTTTCGAGGCTGCTGGTGATAAACAACTTTGCAGAGTGCACTGAGCACTGACGGGACTAATTGCTGGCTGGCGTGAATAATTGTAGGTGCCTTTATCTAGTCACAACATAGCAGAAAAACCTCTTGCAGCCactcattaaatgttttaaccaCACTTGTTTCGTGTGGAGTCTTTCGCTGCCtagatacacacaaacagagtctAAGTGAATGTCTGCCAAACATGCAAACAAGGTCTTTTTATTGCCCTTTTGGAAGACCAGCCCTGCGGTTTCCATTAGCTTCAGGTCTTACGGTGAATAGCTCTCGGGGCAGTGGTTGAGGTTCAAAATCTGGTGTGGGTAATTTGATGACAGGTCCCGGCAGAGAGTGAGTtagctgtttttctgctcttgaTACGCTGGATGCCGAGGCACTAATGTGACAGCTCCAGTAAACAGCACACTCTGTACCAGCTGAAGCTGAGTCAATTTTGAGGATATCTCACTGCAGTAACCCCCCACAAAGAGAATCCGGTTAGATTTCTCCTACCTACGTCAACATTAAGGACTTGACTATAGTTATTTGCACGGCAATGGAAAATTCGTCAAGCACTCCGTTGTATTCACCACAAGTTGCAcagtaataatagtaattaGGAAAAAACGCTGGTGCTCGTCAATGGCGGACTTAGGATGTTTGAGGGACAGGGGTGTATAAAGGGCACATCACCACAATTTGTTCCCTCAGAATTAAGTCACTTTGTGGGGTGTTGtgacaaaaagaataaaataaaagtgaaccCATTAACAGCCACATCTTTCACATTTAAGCttatgacaaaaatgtgtcGTAGCCACTATCACTTAAAAGCCCGGCGCTGTTCTTTGGGGGCTTGGTCGCAGGCCTCCATGAGCCCATCCAATCATTTCATTCAGCCTGTATAAAGATCACTGGACCtcccacctgtctgtccacatATGTACCTGCCCAACCACTGGAACTTTGCCTCATTGCTTCTGCTAGGCTTGATATGTTCGCAAGTTCGTTGTGCAAGCTTGACAGCGGCGAGTACCAACGATCGCCATATGCACATTCATTATGATAATATTAcgtgttttcacacatttgaatGAGACACACGCACTGCACTCTCAGTACACAACCCCAGAGCCAAAGAGCGagcctctgcagcagccacaggccggttagcacaaagcacacacccacacggcAAAGAACAGTAACTGCGCGGGGCTGGGTAGCCTTTTTCGACTCAGTTCTGCTTGTGTTTATGAGattgtgacatttaacagtGTTGTGCCGCTAACGCATCTCCCAGCTGGCTCAGCGAGAGCCACGGggcagtcagtgtttgtgcagtctgcagtgtgtgtctacACGTGTCCTGGAGGAGCGCTTTCGAAAGTTAGCTCGCTCTTTGTCGTTTCTACAATATTACCAGCCCCAGGTTTGATGTGACATCAATCAACACCCGTttggaaatcaaaataaaagtatgaaagtAATGAGAAAGCTGGCGAGCGAGATTAAACGGACCGTCAGATATTTATCACTCACCGCTGAAGTGCTTTGATAAAACggccctccctcttctcttccaCCCCACAGAGGATGACACCGGAGCGGTGATAGTGCAGACAGCTCCTGGTAAAGTGGTCACACATCGCGGTGGCTCCATCACTCTGCCCTGCAGATTCCACCACGAGCCGGAGAACACCGACCCTGCTCGCATTCGTATTAAATGGACCAAAGTGACGGACGCGCTGCAGTTCGAGGATGTCTTTGTGGCACTTGGGAGGTAAAATCTGTATCTGCGCTTTTAAATCAGCCAATTTGTATCTGTAGTTTTAATCACTGTCACTGCCATGCACTATAGATGCTTAGCACACATCCAAATAGTGATATATAATGTGAGTATTGTCAAATATGTAAGTGTTAGCCAGTGGACTGAGGCTCAGCAGCAGGGCCAAGCCTCAATCAAACCTCTAATCGCCTGCCAAACCTACTTATTCAACCCACCCTTTCCTGTTTATCTCCGTCcaccctccctttctctccccttcATCCATTTACCTCTCGACCTCATCCCTCGTTCTGCCCGTCCCACATCCGTGCCAGAGCAGCTAAAACTTCCTTTGCTTCCCTACATCAATCCAGCCATCCTCAACAGCCAACACGTCCACATTTCATTAAACCTTTAAACTCACAGTGTTGGCATGGTCGTTGTCGGTGAACCCACGcgtaatataaaaaaaatacattgcttttttcatgtggctgtaaagtaaatgtttaaGTTGAAGCATCTCTCAGTTATTTGGCTCACAGCAACTTTTATGGTGAAAACACTGCTTTCGTCACATCTCTTCAGGCAGCAGCGCGTGTTTGGATCGTACAGAGGCCGAGTGTTTTTGGAGCAGGCTGGACCGGGCGATGCCTCTGTGATCATCCAAAATGTCACACTTGAGGACTACGGACGCTACGAGTGTGAAGTCACTAACGACATGGAGGACGACACGGGCTTCGTCAACCTCGACCTGGAAGGTCAGAAGCTGAGGCTGCTGTCGTCTAGTGATAAATCAGTTCACATGGGACTGAAGTGAAATTCATCCATTTAAAACCTCACACTCAACAGTTGGCCTGTCTCTGTCACCTGCAGGAGTGGTGTTCCCCTACTACCCCCGTGAGGGGCGCTATAAGCTTAACTACCACCAGGCGGAGGATGCCTGCAAACAGCAGGATGCCATTCTGGCCTCCCACTCTCAACTGCACAAGGTGAGTTTCCTGCCTCGCCTGTGGTTCAAGTGTTTGTCATCTTTGAGGCAGATTAAGAGAGACGGTCACAGATCACTACCAcggatttatttttcatttgtacatTCATTTAGAGCCACTCTTCTAGTTATAGCAATGCACTTGCTTTCTACAGCTCTGAGTCATAAACTGTTTTAGAGCAGCACTAAGTCTAACATTAAGACTATGCAATATGACCAGAGCAGACGTTTCACTGCAGGTCCCTCCTCCTGTTTTAAAAAACCATATGCATGCGAGTCCAGAGTAATGGAGTTATGTCAGAGGAGATAAACCAGATTCGTTCGGCTCTTAATAATGTGTTCAATCCTTCAGTGTGACTCACTAACCTACATTATCTGCCTCCGCAGGCCTGGCTGGAAGGGCTAGACTGGTGCAATGCCGGATGGCTGGAGGACGGCTCAGTCCAGTACCCTATCTCTCATCCCAGAGACCAGTGCGGCCGCAAGGACACCCCCGCTGGCGTTCGTAACTATGGCTACAGGCACAAGGAGGACGAGCGCTATGACAGTTTCTGCTTCACTTCCAAGCTCAACGGTGAGGAACAGAGGGAGATGTGGGTTGGCAGGCTCGGCTGTGTGCACATGCGTGTCTGTATCTGGAGATCAGAAAGACTTTGTAGTCCATCAACATGATCACACGACTGAATATAAACACCCAACTGAGCTTCCAGCATCTGTGGCTCATGAGCAGCAGAGAACAAGACGCCGGCGGAGCTGGATTGTTGCGGTGCTGTATGGAAGGAGGATATATCATCATTGTTGGACTGCGGGGAAATTAGGCCCGTGTCTCTGATCTGTGCCTATGATCTCGCCGGCCTGAGGCCATTGGATTTAGATCGGGCTGTGCTGATTCTGCCCTGCTTGGGCCACAGTGTTCTCCGGGTTAAACGCGTGCGTCGCCTTTCATCTCCTGTTTCTTTGATTTACATCACATTCCCACAGAGACTGCTagtgtctctgtcacacacacagacacacacacacacacacacacacacacacacacacacacacacacacacacacacacacacgccacctCCAGGTTCACCAACCCAAACAAGCTTTGGAAAGTCGAGGCCGGGTTAGCTGCTTGCATCATGGAAGTTGAGTCGTGTAGTCCTGTAGTCACAGCAAGGCCACATGCATGAGAAGAGAAAGgtgttatcatttttattaaacagtttttattctGTCACTTGATTATTGAAATTGAAACCCATGGCCAATGATGAGATACCAGCACTCCATGTTCTAATATCAATATTGAGGCTCTTTCTAAGGTAACACAGACCATTATTCTTAGCTCCAGGTGATTACACACTACAGAGAACacaattattaatattattttccatttctgcatATAGATCCCACTACATTACACATGTTAGACCTTTACTTTGATATTTCTGGATACTTATATGCATTCATGATGAGAGTTAGACGAGAAGATTGACACTACTGTCATCAGTTAGATAAAATCAGACCTCAAGATTGTCATCTCATACTGCACACAGGCCAGCTGACCCACACTATTAATTTGACTCTTCATTCTCTCTCCATTTTTGTGTggattaaacaaaatgaaaaaagattaAACATATTAAGTAGTTGAGCCGTTGCTCCCCTTCTGTTACGCTACAATAAGCCAGCTCGCTTCACATTTCCCCTACGCACACGAGAGTGGCACTGATCTAATgctcagcaagaaaacaaacacgtgTGTATTTCCCAAAGTATCCCAATCCTTTAAAACGTTGTGACACACGGTGCACTACTGGTTCAGGGAGTTTTTAAAGAATTCAGTTAGGTAAAAACCCGTCTTCAAGCCTGGCTTCAAGGTGCCTCTTTGGAATTTCGCGTGAGAATTCAAAACTTTTCAGACATTCTACAAActggacagattttttttttatgatctgGATACAAGGCGGTGCTCTCCATTTCAATCGTAAACAAATTAATGATAACgattaaccaaaaaaaa includes the following:
- the hapln4 gene encoding hyaluronan and proteoglycan link protein 4, whose translation is MFSEQLWPLAFVFFILTSALSVTSLPADIEKGRRKVVHVLEDDTGAVIVQTAPGKVVTHRGGSITLPCRFHHEPENTDPARIRIKWTKVTDALQFEDVFVALGRQQRVFGSYRGRVFLEQAGPGDASVIIQNVTLEDYGRYECEVTNDMEDDTGFVNLDLEGVVFPYYPREGRYKLNYHQAEDACKQQDAILASHSQLHKAWLEGLDWCNAGWLEDGSVQYPISHPRDQCGRKDTPAGVRNYGYRHKEDERYDSFCFTSKLNGKVYFLKRFKKVNYAEATKACIRDGSVVAKVGQLYAAWKFQLLDRCEAGWLEDGSIRYPIVNPRSRCGGSQPGVRHLGFPDKKFRLYGVYCFRINKEETAGGTQTTKSPTDSLKRRKGSNSIPMNVTRVI